In the Gallaecimonas pentaromativorans genome, one interval contains:
- a CDS encoding DMT family transporter: MGPWGFLVLAGVFEVGFASCLKLSEGFTRHWATAAFIALGAASFYCLTKAMAHIPVGTAYAIWTGIGALGTALVGVCFFNDPATLARMGFLTLLVVSLVGLKLVS, from the coding sequence ATGGGTCCCTGGGGGTTTCTTGTTTTGGCCGGTGTCTTTGAAGTGGGCTTTGCCAGCTGCCTGAAGTTGTCCGAGGGCTTTACCCGGCACTGGGCTACGGCGGCGTTTATCGCTTTGGGGGCGGCCAGCTTTTACTGCCTGACCAAGGCCATGGCGCACATTCCGGTAGGCACCGCTTATGCCATCTGGACCGGCATCGGCGCGCTGGGCACGGCGCTGGTGGGGGTGTGCTTTTTCAACGATCCGGCCACCTTGGCGCGGATGGGCTTTTTAACCCTGCTGGTGGTGTCCCTGGTGGGGCTTAAGCTGGTGTCATAA